The Geotalea uraniireducens Rf4 genome window below encodes:
- a CDS encoding DUF4388 domain-containing protein, whose translation MSNGSERLRITDINPFLKGSLSLTNITDLVQFLAASYKSGMIHLTKHPEGVEGKIFFLAGALVNVTTDTYSGLEGLADILNWDHGEFQFNPDVTAFEKNIGLSVQHAIIEAAVLHDQRITNVENNAKTNTTIDVKPGERSTEMETNQRDSTTVLNDLLMIPGIDAVVVIGRDGFVIESAGNSSRVNIDELGASLAHAINATEEMGSELKVNLFQDMFIEYGKAVIMCRPVGDAIAAVIAPDASKLGIIRHKTKKYFEELVLLF comes from the coding sequence ATGTCTAACGGTTCAGAACGCTTACGTATTACCGACATTAATCCTTTTTTGAAGGGAAGCCTTTCCCTGACGAACATTACGGACCTTGTCCAGTTTCTGGCCGCAAGCTACAAGAGCGGAATGATCCATTTGACCAAGCATCCTGAAGGGGTCGAGGGCAAGATCTTTTTTCTGGCCGGAGCGCTCGTTAACGTCACCACGGATACTTATTCGGGACTGGAGGGCCTTGCCGATATTTTGAACTGGGATCACGGTGAGTTTCAATTTAATCCGGATGTTACTGCATTTGAAAAAAACATCGGCCTTTCGGTACAGCATGCCATCATCGAGGCTGCTGTATTGCACGATCAGCGAATCACGAATGTTGAAAATAATGCAAAAACAAACACAACTATCGATGTCAAACCAGGAGAAAGGAGCACTGAAATGGAAACAAATCAACGTGATTCAACTACGGTGTTGAATGATTTATTGATGATTCCGGGAATAGACGCGGTTGTAGTGATCGGGAGGGACGGATTCGTTATTGAGTCCGCCGGCAACAGCAGCAGGGTTAACATAGATGAACTGGGAGCATCCCTGGCCCATGCGATTAACGCTACAGAGGAAATGGGGAGTGAGTTAAAGGTAAACCTTTTTCAGGACATGTTTATCGAATACGGGAAGGCGGTAATCATGTGCAGGCCTGTCGGTGACGCCATTGCGGCAGTTATTGCCCCTGACGCATCGAAACTCGGCATCATCAGGCACAAAACCAAAAAGTATTTTGAAGAGCTTGTCCTATTATTTTAG
- a CDS encoding DoxX family protein, with amino-acid sequence MKPFMSIYNSQCYALMRIIVGFLFLWHGAQKLFGIPSAMPGAVPPFITYVAGPIELIGGILVMIGLFTRWTAFITSGQMAVAYWMVHGTKALLPIQNMGELAVLYCFVFLFISTQGGGIWSVDALRNRRKTHG; translated from the coding sequence ATGAAGCCATTCATGTCGATATACAATTCCCAGTGTTACGCGCTGATGCGGATCATCGTCGGATTTCTCTTTCTTTGGCACGGCGCCCAGAAGCTGTTCGGTATTCCGAGCGCAATGCCGGGAGCAGTACCCCCGTTCATTACCTACGTTGCCGGTCCGATCGAGTTGATTGGAGGCATCCTGGTCATGATCGGGTTATTCACCCGCTGGACGGCCTTCATTACAAGCGGTCAAATGGCCGTCGCGTATTGGATGGTGCACGGGACCAAGGCCCTGCTGCCGATCCAGAACATGGGAGAACTTGCGGTGCTTTACTGCTTCGTTTTTCTGTTCATCTCCACGCAGGGGGGCGGGATCTGGAGCGTCGATGCCCTTAGAAACCGGCGAAAGACTCACGGCTGA
- a CDS encoding AEC family transporter: protein MMNATVNIRVIETVAAFATVVALCVLLKNKGIVKEEHEAIFARLLTQAALPAVIFSQLATHPVEPSQLLMVITIIVAALVSMVVSWGLGKTLRIDRPQLGALMLTSSFGSSALLGYPVIQYVFPDNPQALADAVFMSEVGVGLPIFILGPLIGMYFGEAMEDGPSRQKALSDYFRSPIFAAVIAGIVASQFPELRQFPWLAPFWEALHMIEGSLATLACMVLALQLKFSSLRGTFWALLLGSALIQMVLQPWVAHMQAGWYHLSVVQTQVTVLITTMPAAVLGPVFASRYRCAGNTASALVMSHILLSMAIIPLSFAILNR from the coding sequence ATGATGAATGCCACGGTAAACATACGGGTTATCGAGACTGTAGCGGCGTTTGCCACCGTCGTTGCCCTCTGCGTTCTGCTGAAGAACAAGGGCATCGTGAAGGAGGAGCACGAGGCCATCTTTGCGCGGCTTCTGACACAGGCCGCCCTCCCGGCAGTCATCTTCTCCCAGTTGGCCACCCACCCCGTAGAACCCTCTCAGCTCCTCATGGTCATAACGATCATCGTTGCGGCGCTTGTCTCCATGGTGGTTTCATGGGGCCTGGGTAAGACCCTGCGTATCGACCGCCCCCAACTCGGCGCATTGATGCTTACTTCGTCCTTCGGTTCCTCCGCTCTGCTGGGGTATCCCGTGATCCAGTACGTCTTTCCGGACAATCCGCAAGCCTTGGCGGACGCCGTCTTTATGAGTGAGGTGGGCGTGGGCTTGCCAATCTTCATCCTGGGGCCCCTGATCGGTATGTACTTCGGAGAGGCCATGGAGGATGGCCCATCACGACAGAAGGCCCTGTCCGACTATTTCCGCTCCCCCATATTCGCGGCCGTCATAGCAGGCATCGTTGCCTCGCAATTCCCCGAACTTCGGCAATTCCCCTGGCTCGCCCCTTTCTGGGAGGCCCTTCACATGATTGAAGGCTCTCTGGCGACCTTGGCCTGCATGGTCTTGGCTCTTCAACTGAAGTTCTCTTCCCTGCGCGGAACGTTCTGGGCTCTCCTGCTCGGATCAGCGCTGATACAAATGGTTCTGCAGCCGTGGGTAGCCCACATGCAGGCGGGATGGTACCACCTTTCCGTGGTGCAGACCCAGGTGACGGTCCTCATAACGACCATGCCGGCGGCCGTTCTCGGACCCGTGTTTGCTTCCCGTTACCGGTGCGCCGGTAATACGGCCTCTGCCCTGGTCATGTCGCATATCCTGCTGAGTATGGCCATTATTCCCCTGTCTTTCGCCATCTTGAACAGATAG
- a CDS encoding spermidine synthase family protein: MNKDPKITVVIFLCSSASLAFEVLLSRIFSVSLWYHFAYMIISIAMLGFAASGVLLSLLPQLKNIDNLPRYALCLGIAIPIGYLLANQVPFDPVRLAWQKSELFHVGLYYLVLAVPFFFAGLVVATSFAVASDQAGRIYGADLLGAGFGSLGVLLLMEAMAPERGVFLIASPALAAALINRGRMLRIAALLAILANLALFRFQPGFTQLRISPYKGLSSALRYPGAEHLRTYSSPFSRIDTFLSPAVRYAPGLSLRYQEQLPKQIGIAVDGGEISAVTGDAGRKALTFLEYLPSALPYALGKRDDVLVLDPGGGLQILLARHYGAGRISAVEANPDLIRIIHDDFHGFSGGIYDDRTWSGLGRSWLMGRSDRFDLIDISLQGAEPSGGFAISEDYRFTVEAFREYLAHLKDNGVLCFNLFILPPPRIELRIVSTAVSALEDMGISDAAGRIAAVRSWGSVTILVKKSPLTPAELATLRRFAGERWFDPVYYPGVKPDETNRFVKTAGTDYAGAFAAILSPTERDSFTERYLFDIRPAHDEAPFFHHFLKLDKIRDIYRTMGKKWQFFLEEGYILPAVFIQVLLLSLLLLLMPTLAGRKQEYATGKNLLPCFALLGLGFMFVEVSLIQKLILPLENPSYAVAAVLASLLISSGCGSLLSHRHAGLRRPATLAVIALLTVVYALLLPPVTNAIAPLMLPSKIITLFLLIAPLGLLMGIPFPTALSLLGERNPQLIPWAWAINGCFSVLAPILAVILAMATGFKGVLLLAAGAYFLAYLNLKQERG, encoded by the coding sequence ATGAACAAAGACCCGAAAATCACCGTGGTCATCTTTCTCTGCTCAAGCGCGAGCCTCGCCTTCGAAGTGCTCCTGTCGCGAATCTTCTCCGTATCGCTCTGGTATCACTTCGCTTACATGATCATCAGCATCGCCATGCTCGGCTTTGCCGCCAGCGGCGTACTCCTCTCCCTCCTGCCACAGCTGAAAAACATCGACAACCTCCCCCGCTATGCACTTTGCCTCGGCATCGCCATTCCCATCGGCTACCTGCTGGCCAACCAGGTCCCTTTCGACCCGGTGCGTCTTGCCTGGCAGAAGAGCGAACTCTTCCACGTGGGGCTCTATTATCTAGTGCTGGCAGTACCGTTCTTCTTTGCCGGACTGGTTGTCGCCACCTCGTTCGCCGTGGCCAGCGACCAAGCCGGACGTATCTACGGGGCAGACCTGCTCGGAGCCGGCTTCGGATCATTGGGGGTGCTGCTCCTCATGGAGGCCATGGCGCCTGAACGGGGGGTCTTTCTCATCGCTTCGCCGGCGCTGGCCGCAGCCTTGATCAATCGCGGAAGAATGCTGCGAATCGCGGCGCTCCTGGCAATTCTGGCCAATCTCGCCCTGTTCCGTTTCCAGCCGGGATTCACGCAATTGCGCATTTCACCTTACAAAGGGCTGAGCTCAGCGTTGCGCTATCCCGGCGCTGAACACCTCCGCACCTATTCCTCCCCCTTTTCCCGCATCGACACCTTCTTAAGCCCTGCCGTCCGCTACGCGCCGGGGCTGAGCCTCCGCTACCAGGAACAGCTCCCGAAACAGATCGGCATTGCCGTGGACGGCGGGGAAATCAGCGCCGTGACGGGAGACGCGGGGCGCAAGGCCCTTACTTTCCTCGAATACCTCCCTTCAGCCCTCCCCTACGCCTTGGGAAAGAGGGATGATGTGCTGGTGCTCGATCCGGGAGGAGGCTTGCAGATATTGCTGGCGCGCCATTACGGGGCCGGGAGAATATCCGCGGTTGAGGCGAACCCCGACCTGATACGCATCATCCATGACGATTTCCACGGCTTTTCCGGCGGCATTTACGACGACAGGACCTGGAGCGGCCTCGGCAGATCGTGGCTCATGGGGAGGAGCGATCGCTTTGACCTCATCGACATCTCCCTCCAGGGCGCCGAGCCGTCCGGCGGATTCGCCATCAGCGAGGACTACCGTTTCACCGTCGAGGCTTTTCGGGAATACCTGGCGCACCTGAAGGACAACGGCGTTCTCTGCTTCAACCTCTTCATCCTCCCCCCGCCCCGCATCGAGCTGCGCATCGTCAGCACCGCGGTGAGCGCCCTGGAAGACATGGGAATCAGTGACGCAGCCGGCCGCATCGCGGCGGTGCGAAGCTGGGGCAGCGTCACCATCCTGGTGAAAAAATCCCCTCTCACCCCGGCCGAACTGGCAACGCTTCGCCGGTTCGCCGGAGAGCGCTGGTTCGACCCGGTCTATTATCCCGGGGTAAAACCGGATGAGACCAATCGCTTCGTCAAGACGGCGGGCACCGACTACGCCGGCGCGTTTGCCGCCATCCTTTCCCCGACCGAACGGGACAGTTTCACGGAAAGGTATCTCTTCGATATCCGGCCGGCACATGACGAGGCGCCTTTTTTCCACCATTTTCTCAAGCTGGACAAAATCAGGGACATTTATCGGACCATGGGCAAGAAATGGCAATTTTTCCTCGAAGAGGGATATATCCTGCCGGCAGTGTTCATCCAGGTGCTGCTCTTGAGCCTGCTGCTCCTGCTCATGCCGACCCTTGCCGGGAGAAAACAAGAATATGCGACGGGCAAAAATCTCCTCCCCTGTTTTGCCCTCCTTGGTCTCGGTTTCATGTTCGTCGAGGTGTCGTTGATCCAGAAACTCATCCTCCCACTGGAAAACCCGTCATACGCGGTAGCCGCGGTCCTCGCCTCCCTCCTCATCAGTTCCGGCTGCGGCAGCCTCCTCAGCCACCGCCACGCCGGACTGCGACGACCGGCGACATTGGCAGTCATCGCACTTTTGACCGTCGTCTACGCCCTGCTGCTGCCTCCTGTCACCAATGCGATCGCGCCGCTCATGCTTCCGTCCAAAATCATCACGCTCTTCCTTCTCATCGCCCCCCTCGGCCTCTTGATGGGAATCCCCTTTCCCACCGCCCTCTCCCTCCTCGGCGAGCGGAATCCGCAGCTCATTCCCTGGGCCTGGGCGATCAACGGCTGCTTTTCGGTCCTGGCGCCGATCCTGGCCGTAATCCTGGCCATGGCGACAGGCTTCAAAGGGGTGCTGCTCCTGGCCGCAGGAGCCTATTTTCTCGCGTATCTAAATTTGAAGCAAGAACGAGGATAA
- a CDS encoding sigma-54-dependent transcriptional regulator encodes MSATILVVDDEESIRTSLAGILEDEGYRTLFAVDGVEALSVVQQEMPALVLLDIWMPRMDGMETLQKLKELYPVLTVIMMSGHGTIETAVKSTKMGAYDFVEKPLSLEKVLLSVNNAIGMSRLKEENDSLRSIVLRDHEMIGASPLMKQLAEHIKLVAPTNASVLITGENGTGKELVARSIHYDSQRRDKPFIEINCAAIPEELIESELFGHERGAFTGAVAQKKGKFDLADGGTIFLDEIGDMSLKTQAKVLRILQERKFERVGGTKTVEVDVRVVAATNKVLEDEIKAGNFREDLFYRLNVVPFKVPSLRERSDDIPLLIEHFLDTFCQREGRERKMFMPEAVELMKRYDWPGNVRELKNIIERLVIMTPGRTITVNQIPDYIGAGEATREMGGSKPGSALELSSLREAREEFEKEFIIQKLEEHDWNISKTAESIELERSNLHRKIKSYGIDLKK; translated from the coding sequence ATGAGCGCAACGATACTGGTGGTTGACGACGAAGAGAGCATCCGCACCTCCCTGGCGGGGATACTGGAAGACGAGGGCTACAGGACCCTTTTTGCCGTTGACGGCGTCGAGGCGCTGTCCGTGGTCCAGCAGGAGATGCCGGCGCTGGTGCTCCTCGATATCTGGATGCCGCGCATGGACGGCATGGAAACCCTGCAAAAACTGAAGGAGTTGTATCCGGTTCTGACCGTGATCATGATGTCCGGCCACGGCACCATTGAAACCGCCGTGAAGTCGACCAAAATGGGCGCTTACGATTTCGTCGAAAAGCCGCTTTCTTTGGAAAAGGTCCTCTTGTCGGTGAATAACGCCATCGGCATGAGCCGCCTCAAGGAAGAGAACGATTCGCTGCGCAGCATTGTCCTCAGGGACCATGAAATGATCGGCGCTTCGCCGCTGATGAAGCAGTTGGCTGAACATATAAAACTGGTCGCCCCCACCAACGCTTCGGTGCTCATCACCGGCGAAAACGGCACCGGCAAGGAGCTGGTGGCCCGTTCCATTCATTACGACAGCCAGCGGCGCGACAAGCCGTTCATCGAGATAAACTGCGCCGCCATTCCGGAAGAGCTGATCGAATCCGAGCTGTTCGGCCATGAACGGGGCGCATTTACCGGTGCGGTTGCCCAGAAGAAGGGGAAGTTCGATCTGGCCGACGGCGGCACCATCTTTCTCGACGAGATTGGCGACATGTCGCTCAAGACCCAGGCCAAGGTGCTGCGCATTCTCCAGGAGCGCAAATTCGAGAGGGTCGGGGGGACAAAGACCGTTGAGGTGGATGTGCGCGTAGTAGCCGCCACCAACAAGGTGCTGGAGGATGAAATCAAGGCCGGCAACTTCCGCGAAGACCTGTTCTACCGTTTGAATGTCGTCCCTTTCAAGGTCCCGTCGCTCAGGGAAAGGTCCGACGACATACCCCTCCTCATCGAGCACTTCCTCGATACGTTTTGTCAGCGGGAAGGGCGGGAGCGGAAGATGTTCATGCCTGAGGCGGTTGAGCTCATGAAGCGCTACGACTGGCCGGGTAACGTGCGGGAGCTGAAAAACATCATCGAGCGTCTCGTGATTATGACCCCGGGCAGGACCATAACCGTCAACCAGATACCCGATTATATCGGCGCCGGCGAGGCAACTCGGGAGATGGGGGGCTCAAAGCCGGGAAGTGCCCTGGAGCTGAGCTCGTTGCGCGAGGCGAGGGAAGAGTTCGAAAAGGAATTCATCATCCAGAAGCTTGAGGAACATGACTGGAACATCAGCAAAACAGCAGAGTCCATCGAGCTTGAGCGGAGTAACCTGCACAGAAAGATCAAGAGCTACGGGATCGATCTGAAGAAGTAA
- a CDS encoding ParA family protein, producing the protein MANILSIVSSKGGAGKTTVALNLAVALAEGGDNTLLIDVDPLGAIGFSLGQSDTEWRGLAECMMDKLPIDEVVMPTKLPTLSLLPRGRLDPLDVGIYEDLLHSSSTLSEVIASVEKKFRYIIIDTPSGLGLITRAALSVSNFVLLPLQAESLALRSISQTLRVLMHVKANENPNLELLGILATMVQLNKDVSFNIMNTVWGSLRGVLETYIPRADVFGVASEKGLPVAFLPGKYPPEAVRFELLVTEIKDIIQGLGGVTGETDERPQRELI; encoded by the coding sequence ATGGCAAATATTCTTTCCATTGTCAGTTCAAAGGGGGGAGCCGGCAAAACCACGGTAGCGTTGAACCTCGCCGTAGCATTGGCGGAAGGCGGGGATAACACCCTGTTAATTGATGTTGACCCTCTCGGTGCGATCGGTTTTTCTCTTGGGCAGAGCGATACCGAATGGAGGGGCCTTGCCGAATGCATGATGGATAAACTGCCAATCGACGAAGTCGTCATGCCGACAAAACTCCCGACTCTTTCGCTCTTGCCGCGGGGGCGTCTGGATCCGCTCGATGTGGGCATCTATGAAGACCTGCTCCATTCATCGTCAACACTGAGCGAGGTAATCGCCTCCGTGGAGAAAAAATTCCGCTACATCATTATCGACACCCCCTCAGGTTTGGGGCTGATCACCAGGGCGGCCTTGTCCGTCAGCAACTTCGTCCTCCTCCCGCTACAGGCGGAATCCCTGGCCCTGCGGTCAATCTCGCAAACCTTGCGGGTACTGATGCACGTAAAGGCGAACGAGAACCCGAATCTGGAGTTGTTGGGCATCCTGGCTACCATGGTTCAGTTGAATAAGGACGTATCATTCAACATCATGAATACGGTTTGGGGATCTTTGCGCGGGGTTCTGGAAACTTACATTCCGCGAGCGGACGTCTTCGGTGTCGCCAGCGAGAAGGGCTTACCCGTAGCCTTCCTGCCGGGGAAATACCCTCCGGAAGCCGTCAGGTTCGAGTTGCTGGTAACCGAGATCAAAGACATCATCCAGGGTCTGGGTGGTGTGACAGGAGAAACAGATGAAAGACCGCAGCGCGAACTCATATGA
- a CDS encoding LuxR C-terminal-related transcriptional regulator — MAISARDYRKILEIIDIIYSVPDRSAMFRAVCEKLQKFIGIYSAIFAPTDPKTGEYYFNGYEVFNNSEGAMVLYLDHYVTLDPFITCEWYKNANRVARNTDLVLERSLIRSEFACDFLLPLASVFYVLAVSLVSQGDMVGTAGFHRQKQEGDFSDRDKEIINILLPHMARAIRSLFLMQGIELSKEPNGVITTGEDGRPIYMNDAAKLALKGMPMERIPEPGIGSAPAFFKSRLGTYRVRTVPLGRNRRGRLILLERYPAEHRLHPKLDAFKLSRREKEIAVLVIQGYSNREIADLLFISEQTVKDHLHVMFEKAGIRRRGELAAKVLGLRSGIIPL, encoded by the coding sequence ATGGCCATTTCCGCAAGGGACTACAGGAAGATACTTGAAATCATCGATATCATCTATTCGGTCCCGGACAGAAGTGCCATGTTTCGGGCAGTCTGCGAAAAATTACAGAAATTTATCGGCATCTATAGTGCCATTTTTGCCCCAACCGACCCCAAAACCGGGGAGTACTACTTCAACGGCTATGAGGTTTTCAATAATTCCGAAGGGGCAATGGTCCTCTATCTCGACCACTACGTAACACTCGACCCCTTCATTACCTGCGAGTGGTATAAAAACGCAAACAGGGTAGCGCGAAACACCGACCTTGTGCTGGAGCGGAGCCTGATTCGGAGCGAGTTTGCCTGCGATTTCCTCCTGCCGCTAGCTTCCGTATTCTATGTCCTCGCAGTCTCACTCGTCTCCCAGGGTGATATGGTCGGGACTGCGGGCTTCCACCGCCAGAAGCAGGAGGGTGACTTCAGCGATCGCGACAAGGAGATCATAAATATCCTTCTCCCGCACATGGCCAGGGCTATCCGCAGCCTTTTTTTAATGCAGGGCATTGAGCTGAGCAAAGAGCCGAACGGCGTGATAACCACAGGGGAGGACGGAAGGCCGATTTACATGAATGATGCGGCGAAGCTGGCACTGAAGGGGATGCCGATGGAGCGGATCCCCGAGCCGGGCATCGGCTCAGCCCCGGCCTTTTTTAAAAGCAGATTGGGCACCTACCGCGTCAGGACTGTACCACTAGGCAGAAACCGGAGAGGCAGACTCATCCTTCTGGAACGCTACCCGGCTGAACACCGGCTGCATCCAAAACTTGATGCTTTCAAACTGAGCAGGCGGGAAAAAGAGATCGCGGTACTTGTCATTCAGGGCTATTCCAACCGGGAGATTGCGGACCTGCTTTTTATCAGTGAGCAGACAGTCAAAGACCATCTTCATGTTATGTTCGAAAAGGCTGGAATAAGACGCAGAGGCGAGTTGGCGGCCAAGGTGCTGGGACTGCGTTCCGGCATCATACCATTGTGA
- a CDS encoding protein-L-isoaspartate(D-aspartate) O-methyltransferase, whose protein sequence is MRVIILAFALLLTTASVLSSATDPYLQKRQEMVRDDIRGRGIKDGRVLDAMAKIPRHLFVGERLRRQAYADTPLPIGEGQTISQPYVVALMTEALRLKPGDRVLEIGTGSGYQAAVLAEMVKDVYSIEIRKDLAETADKRLKELGYKNVAVKYGDGYLGWPEYAPFDAVIITASVNHIPPPLLKQLKEGGRLILPLGSTLFYQTLTLVTKKKGGDLAVEQMGAVAFVPMTGEAQKR, encoded by the coding sequence ATGAGAGTCATCATCCTTGCCTTTGCACTGTTGCTGACAACCGCATCCGTCCTGTCGTCTGCGACGGACCCTTACCTGCAAAAGCGGCAGGAAATGGTGCGCGACGATATTCGGGGGCGCGGGATAAAGGATGGCAGGGTACTGGATGCAATGGCCAAAATACCGCGTCACCTCTTCGTCGGTGAGCGTCTGCGCCGGCAGGCTTATGCGGACACCCCTCTGCCGATAGGCGAAGGGCAGACCATCTCTCAGCCTTACGTGGTGGCCCTGATGACCGAGGCGCTTCGTCTCAAGCCGGGCGACCGGGTACTGGAGATCGGCACCGGTTCCGGCTACCAAGCCGCGGTGCTGGCTGAGATGGTGAAAGATGTCTATTCCATTGAGATCCGTAAAGACCTTGCGGAAACGGCTGACAAGCGGCTCAAGGAGCTCGGCTACAAAAACGTTGCCGTGAAATATGGCGACGGTTACCTGGGGTGGCCGGAGTACGCCCCCTTCGATGCCGTTATCATCACCGCATCGGTAAACCATATTCCACCTCCCTTGCTCAAGCAGCTCAAGGAGGGGGGGCGGTTGATACTCCCCCTGGGGAGCACGCTTTTTTACCAGACCCTTACCCTGGTGACCAAAAAGAAGGGGGGCGATCTGGCCGTTGAGCAGATGGGGGCGGTGGCCTTTGTACCGATGACCGGCGAGGCGCAGAAAAGATAG
- a CDS encoding TfoX/Sxy family protein → MPYSELIEQRIDTMVREWENVEKKRMFGGICYLLNGNMCFGIYRDYLIVRCGPDAAGEKLKEKHVRPMDITGKPMKGWLMVEEGGWKREEDMSCWLLLGKKFALTLPSK, encoded by the coding sequence ATGCCTTACAGTGAGCTGATCGAGCAGAGAATAGATACAATGGTCCGGGAGTGGGAAAACGTCGAGAAGAAGAGGATGTTCGGCGGGATATGTTATCTGCTCAATGGCAATATGTGCTTCGGGATCTACAGGGACTACCTCATCGTAAGGTGCGGCCCCGATGCGGCCGGGGAAAAGCTGAAGGAGAAGCACGTCAGGCCCATGGACATCACCGGGAAGCCGATGAAGGGGTGGCTTATGGTGGAAGAAGGTGGCTGGAAAAGGGAGGAAGATATGAGTTGCTGGCTCCTCCTCGGAAAGAAGTTCGCGCTCACCCTCCCATCAAAGTGA
- a CDS encoding FIST N-terminal domain-containing protein yields the protein MAGKIREMIDFVLRQRAAGNPMLEKIIKTKMILKGINPSKFTSQSDDDPAVLQQLEGMSMELGYLCREASSPEIGAHCDGNDTSTMGNPAKKIHGMDIITAHSTKNTIDEITKDIGDQLVLFDTKLLLFFASSRFAPDEISRKMQEAFPSALVFGCSTAGEIVSGRMLDDSVVVMGFNDDSLLDAKIEIIEDLKDQAGVKKAFDSFAGHFGESVADMASREYVGIMLVDGLSGAEEGLIETIGDLTNVVFIGGSAGDDLKFNSTHLYANGKTYTNAAILALLKPGTDFTFVKTQSFRDLGKCLEVTKADEASRVVMEFNGKPAAAAYAEAVNTSVADASNHFMHNPVGLLIDDEPYVRSPQQIKDNGTMAFYCGVREGMELSLLESADIIEDTRNAINQSREESGRIYGIINFNCILRTLELKQKNLTREYGELFSRIPTIGFSTYGEQYIGHINQTATMLVFR from the coding sequence ATGGCGGGCAAAATTAGAGAGATGATCGATTTTGTTCTCAGGCAGAGGGCTGCCGGCAACCCAATGCTGGAGAAAATCATCAAAACTAAAATGATTCTTAAAGGCATTAACCCAAGCAAGTTCACATCTCAATCCGACGATGACCCGGCTGTGTTGCAGCAACTTGAAGGCATGTCGATGGAACTCGGTTATCTCTGCCGGGAAGCCTCATCTCCTGAAATCGGCGCGCATTGCGACGGCAATGATACGTCAACCATGGGCAATCCGGCAAAAAAGATCCATGGAATGGATATTATTACAGCACATTCAACGAAAAACACTATTGATGAAATTACTAAAGATATCGGCGACCAACTGGTTCTTTTCGACACGAAGCTTCTGCTGTTCTTCGCATCTTCAAGATTTGCCCCTGACGAAATCAGTCGAAAAATGCAGGAGGCCTTCCCGTCTGCTTTGGTTTTCGGCTGTTCGACCGCCGGCGAGATTGTGAGCGGCAGGATGCTGGACGACTCTGTTGTCGTCATGGGGTTCAATGACGATTCTCTTTTGGACGCAAAAATCGAGATTATTGAAGATCTAAAGGATCAAGCGGGAGTGAAAAAGGCCTTTGATTCTTTTGCCGGCCACTTCGGGGAATCTGTTGCCGATATGGCGTCGCGGGAGTATGTGGGAATCATGCTGGTTGATGGATTAAGCGGCGCCGAGGAGGGCTTGATCGAAACCATCGGCGATCTGACAAATGTCGTTTTCATAGGCGGGTCTGCCGGCGATGATTTGAAGTTCAACTCCACCCATCTGTATGCAAACGGGAAAACTTACACCAACGCGGCAATACTGGCGTTACTCAAGCCCGGGACGGATTTTACCTTTGTCAAGACCCAGAGTTTCCGTGATCTGGGCAAATGTCTTGAGGTCACAAAGGCCGATGAAGCGAGTCGGGTGGTCATGGAATTTAACGGCAAACCCGCGGCAGCGGCTTATGCCGAAGCGGTTAATACCTCGGTCGCGGATGCTTCGAATCACTTCATGCACAATCCGGTAGGTCTGTTGATAGACGATGAGCCCTATGTCAGGAGTCCTCAGCAGATTAAAGATAACGGCACCATGGCATTTTATTGTGGCGTTCGGGAAGGGATGGAACTGTCCCTGCTCGAATCTGCCGACATCATCGAGGATACCCGCAATGCAATCAACCAGTCCAGGGAAGAGTCCGGAAGAATCTACGGCATTATCAATTTCAATTGCATCCTGAGGACGCTGGAACTGAAACAGAAGAATTTGACCAGGGAGTATGGAGAACTGTTCTCTCGTATCCCAACTATTGGATTCAGTACATACGGAGAGCAATACATCGGTCATATAAACCAGACAGCCACAATGCTTGTTTTCAGGTAA